The Cellulophaga lytica DSM 7489 nucleotide sequence AGAAAAAAAAATGACGACTTGGTGGAAAAGTGGTTATGATTTTGCAAAAAATAAGAATACAGAAACCAACCTTATAGATATAGAATGAGAGCATTAGTAATAAGTGGCGGCGGTAGTAAAGGTGCATTTGCCGGTGGAGTAGCTCAGTATTTGATGGAAATTGAACACAGAGATTATGATATTCTTGTAGGTACATCTACAGGCAGTTTATTAATTTCTCATTTGGCATTAAACAATGTAGGGTTGTTGTATGATTTGTACACCAATGTAAACCAGCGTAAAATTTTTAGCTTAAACCCGTTTGTAGTTAAGCGTAAAGGAGAAAGAGAGTTTGTTTCTATTAACTACTTTAATGTTTTATTGCAGTTTATAAAACGTAAAAGAACCTTTGGAGAAAGTAAATCTTTACGATCTACAATTAAAAAGAATTTTACAATATCTGATTTTAGACAAATAAAAGAGAATACAGCTAAAGACGTTGTTGTAACAGTATCTAATTTATCAAAAAATAGGGTAGAGTATAAGTCTATTAGAGATTTTAGTTATGAAGAGTTTTGTGATTGGGTGTGGATTTCTTGTAATTACATACCATTTATGTCTTTAGTAAAAAAAGATGGTTATGAATATGGTGATGGTGGTTTAGGTTGTGTTTTACCTATTAGAGAAGCAATAGAGCGTGGTGCTACAGAGGTAGATGCTATTATTTTAGAATCTGAAAAAATGGAACATAACAAAGTATTGGGGAAGAATCCGTTTTCTTTAATGCTTAGTATTTATGGT carries:
- a CDS encoding patatin-like phospholipase family protein, which produces MRALVISGGGSKGAFAGGVAQYLMEIEHRDYDILVGTSTGSLLISHLALNNVGLLYDLYTNVNQRKIFSLNPFVVKRKGEREFVSINYFNVLLQFIKRKRTFGESKSLRSTIKKNFTISDFRQIKENTAKDVVVTVSNLSKNRVEYKSIRDFSYEEFCDWVWISCNYIPFMSLVKKDGYEYGDGGLGCVLPIREAIERGATEVDAIILESEKMEHNKVLGKNPFSLMLSIYGFVLDQIEYHDISEGVIYAKHKGVKLNLYYTPTKLTENSLVFNKKLMAQWWEQGFSYAEKKAAKLKVSIPMSK